A region from the Mercenaria mercenaria strain notata chromosome 7, MADL_Memer_1, whole genome shotgun sequence genome encodes:
- the LOC128558358 gene encoding IgGFc-binding protein-like, whose protein sequence is MHYGTSFVTGFMKNWVDNNGIPTIFVTCPSGEATVSISIPHLQINEEASTVGGVLTKSYSTTLSSATSGSISTKAVFITSDTPVMLFSGSMKSGSSDISFVLPETSLGSSYIISGHPSTNAGLDEFLVIATSDTTQVTITLKTGSQETITLNRLETYYREATDMSGTMISADAPISVLSGHGCANVPDNNVSYCDYIGETMPPESYLGSVHVLSFMKPRPDFTVSIIAPNDQTSVRIHDDLGNILETFSLMAREAAFRTYTGSATISVTSSLPVLVTQYGHGSSLVLGDPSVMVISDVNFFGYVYDFSVPAGFNAPSTLAIVMSDAYSTSGFLLNDMSLITTQTKTIIIPGYGTYNVLYADVEAGYNHLSHSQGNAVSFGAWIYGRTNNQEYASLLGITV, encoded by the coding sequence ATGCACTACGGAACTTCCTTTGTAACTGGATTTATGAAGAACTGGGTAGACAACAATGGCATTCCGACAATTTTCGTAACATGTCCAAGCGGCGAGGCAACTGTTTCTATTTCAATACCACATCTTCAAATTAATGAGGAGGCATCTACAGTGGGTGGGGTCCTTACAAAATCATACTCGACCACACTTTCGTCAGCAACATCCGGTTCAATATCTACTAAGGCAGTGTTTATTACTTCTGATACTCCCGTCATGCTCTTTTCCGGAAGCATGAAAAGTGGAAGCTCTGATATCAGTTTTGTTTTACCAGAAACTTCACTCGGAAGTAGTTACATAATTTCCGGCCATCCGTCAACAAACGCGGGTTTGGACGAATTTCTTGTTATTGCTACATCAGACACAACTCAAGTGACAATTACTTTAAAAACTGGATCACAGGAAACTATAACCCTAAACAGACTGGAAACTTACTATCGTGAGGCTACAGATATGTCCGGTACAATGATTAGTGCAGATGCACCAATATCTGTCTTATCTGGGCATGGGTGTGCAAACGTCCCAGATAACAATGTTAGCTACTGTGACTATATTGGAGAAACAATGCCACCAGAAAGCTACCTTGGTTCTGTCcatgttttaagttttatgaaaccACGTCCTGATTTCACAGTCAGCATTATTGCTCCTAACGATCAAACTTCAGTCAGAATACACGACGACCTTGGCAATATCCTTGAAACCTTCTCCTTAATGGCTAGGGAAGCAGCGTTTCGAACCTACACAGGCTCAGCAACTATTTCTGTAACAAGCAGTTTACCTGTCCTCGTTACCCAGTATGGCCATGGGTCTTCTCTAGTATTAGGGGATCCCTCAGTGATGGTTATATCTGATGTTAATTTCTTTGGATACGTATATGACTTTTCTGTGCCTGCTGGTTTTAACGCTCCAAGTACTTTGGCGATTGTTATGTCTGATGCTTATTCAACTTCGGGTTTCCTGCTTAACGATATGTCGTTGATTACAAcgcaaacaaaaacaataattattccgGGCTATGGCACTTACAATGTACTCTATGCTGATGTAGAAGCCGGGTACAACCATCTCTCCCATTCGCAAGGAAATGCTGTCTCCTTTGGAGCATGGATATATGGCCGCACAAATAACCAAGAATATGCCTCGTTACTTGGAATAACTGTGTAA
- the LOC123555200 gene encoding uncharacterized protein LOC123555200, whose protein sequence is MVPTPIQLAAKRYKTPHYNSRHLTTIPDIPLQSQTSNYNPRHPTTIQDIPLQSRTFHYNPRHPTTIPDMSLQSQTSHCNPRHPNTIPGIPLQSQTSHYNPRHSTTIPDIPLQSQTFHYNPRHPNTIPDIPLQS, encoded by the exons ATGGTCCCAACACCTATACAGTTAGCTGCTAAGAGATATAAA ACACCCCACTACAATTCTAGACATCTCACTACAATCCCAGACATTCCACTACAATCCCAGACATCCAACTACAATCCCAGACATCCCACTACGATCCAAGACATCCCACTACAATCCCGGACATTCCACTACAATCCCAGACATCCAACTACAATACCAGACATGTCATTGCAATCTCAGACATCCCACTGCAACCCCAGACATCCTAATACAATCCCAGGCATCCCACTACAATCTCAGACATCCCACTACAATCCCAGACATTCCACTACAATTCCAGATATCCCACTACAATCCCAGACATTCCACTACAATCCCAGACATCCTAATACAATTCCAGACATCCCACTACAATCCTAG